A single region of the Arcobacter lacus genome encodes:
- a CDS encoding sensor histidine kinase, whose amino-acid sequence MRYFLLFSILFFNILYASQNKEVLLIHSYHKGYAWTDDISKAIEKNFSKYKDVELTTVYMDTKRIDDSSYLDNLAKLYKEQFSDRKFDLIIISDNNAFDFISKYYNFLFKDAPVLFCGINNYNKTILDKLPLKEVSGVAEEVDIEKNFELISKLHPNLKNLLIINDKSITGLAVKKDLNPIIEKYSKKFNIEYTDNLEITDLKNKVSNLEKKDSAILFVLLFKDTTGKYFTYKQSFEEVKAVSKVPIYGLWDFYLNSGMVGGLLTSAIAQGDTVSKMAIDVLNGKDIKNIPIIEKSPNLYMFDYNELKKFKLDVSDYIENPIIINEPSSIYKEHKNFFIITILTISLLTAIVVILKVNIQRREKLERELSNRIEFDKVLLDTIPNAIYYKNVDGHFLGCNTAFASLVSSTKEEIIGKTAFDFFPTEIATINTQIDKEVLKTFNTISFEFTFYTLSNEMKHIVLNKAAYKNIDGTIGGIVCIMDDMTERTQQRQFLIQQSKLAEMGDMIAAIAHQWNEPLVELSALVQDIETSYLLNELKDNDVKNFVNDSMIQIKYMSKTLSDFRNFLKPSTKKVLFSISKALNEINEIIGKQVFYSNINMNFNYKNKNEELLIYGYENEFKQVLLNIINNAKNKIVEKNLPLNKKGEININIQRCENCNMIEIIDDAGAIDEKIINSIFEPYFTTKENGMGLGLYMAKIIIEDKMKGTISVRNDKNCVIFTIKLPFKKA is encoded by the coding sequence ATGAGATATTTTTTACTATTTAGCATACTTTTTTTTAATATATTATATGCAAGTCAAAATAAAGAAGTTTTATTAATTCATTCATATCATAAAGGATATGCTTGGACAGATGATATATCAAAAGCTATTGAAAAAAACTTTTCAAAATATAAAGATGTTGAACTAACAACTGTTTATATGGATACAAAAAGAATAGATGATTCTTCTTATCTAGATAACTTAGCAAAATTATATAAAGAACAATTTTCTGATCGTAAATTTGATTTAATAATAATTAGCGATAATAATGCTTTTGATTTTATATCCAAATATTATAATTTTTTGTTCAAAGATGCTCCTGTTCTATTTTGTGGAATAAATAACTACAATAAAACAATACTAGATAAATTACCTCTCAAAGAAGTTTCAGGAGTTGCAGAAGAAGTTGATATTGAAAAAAACTTTGAACTAATCTCAAAATTACATCCAAATTTAAAAAACCTTTTAATCATAAATGATAAATCTATAACTGGTTTAGCTGTAAAAAAAGATTTAAATCCGATAATTGAAAAATATTCAAAAAAATTCAATATAGAATATACAGATAATTTAGAAATAACTGATTTAAAAAATAAAGTATCAAACCTTGAAAAAAAAGATAGTGCAATTTTGTTTGTACTTTTATTTAAAGATACAACAGGAAAATATTTTACATATAAACAAAGTTTTGAAGAAGTGAAAGCAGTAAGTAAAGTACCAATTTATGGTCTTTGGGATTTTTATTTAAATAGTGGAATGGTTGGAGGGTTATTAACTTCAGCAATTGCACAAGGAGATACTGTATCTAAAATGGCAATAGATGTGCTTAATGGAAAAGATATAAAAAATATTCCTATCATAGAAAAATCTCCAAATCTTTATATGTTTGATTATAATGAACTAAAAAAGTTTAAGCTTGATGTTTCAGATTATATTGAAAATCCTATAATTATCAATGAACCTAGCTCAATATATAAAGAACATAAAAACTTTTTTATTATCACAATTCTTACAATTTCACTTTTAACTGCAATAGTTGTAATTTTAAAAGTTAATATCCAAAGAAGAGAAAAACTCGAACGTGAACTTTCAAATAGAATAGAGTTTGATAAAGTACTTTTAGATACCATTCCTAATGCCATTTATTATAAAAATGTTGATGGTCACTTTTTAGGCTGTAATACAGCTTTTGCATCTTTAGTGAGTTCTACAAAAGAAGAAATTATAGGAAAAACAGCTTTTGACTTTTTCCCAACAGAAATTGCCACAATAAATACACAAATTGATAAAGAAGTATTAAAAACTTTTAATACAATTAGTTTTGAATTTACTTTTTACACTTTATCAAATGAGATGAAACATATCGTTTTAAATAAAGCAGCATATAAAAACATAGATGGAACTATTGGTGGAATTGTTTGTATTATGGACGATATGACCGAAAGAACGCAACAAAGACAATTTTTAATCCAACAAAGTAAATTGGCTGAGATGGGAGATATGATTGCAGCGATTGCGCATCAATGGAATGAGCCTTTAGTTGAATTATCTGCACTTGTTCAAGATATTGAAACATCTTATTTGCTAAATGAATTAAAAGATAATGATGTAAAAAATTTTGTTAATGATTCTATGATTCAAATAAAATATATGTCTAAAACTTTAAGTGATTTTAGAAATTTTCTAAAACCTTCAACAAAAAAAGTCCTTTTTTCAATTTCAAAAGCCTTAAATGAAATAAATGAAATTATAGGGAAACAAGTTTTTTATTCAAATATAAATATGAATTTTAACTATAAAAATAAAAATGAAGAACTTCTAATTTATGGATATGAGAACGAATTCAAACAAGTTTTACTAAACATTATAAATAATGCAAAAAATAAAATTGTTGAAAAGAATCTTCCTTTAAATAAAAAAGGAGAAATAAACATAAACATTCAAAGATGTGAAAATTGTAATATGATAGAAATTATTGATGATGCTGGAGCAATTGATGAAAAAATCATAAATTCAATTTTCGAACCTTATTTTACAACAAAAGAAAATGGAATGGGTTTAGGTCTTTATATGGCAAAAATAATTATTGAAGATAAAATGAAAGGCACTATTAGTGTTCGAAATGATAAAAATTGTGTTATTTTTACAATAAAACTTCCGTTTAAAAAGGCTTAA
- a CDS encoding LutC/YkgG family protein — MTSKEKILNSIRENNIVKDVKLPSYENFGIKFDNKFETFSTMLESVGGKALVIEKEDLDKTIKELYPDEKVIASNVNFCSSGNFDSNSQDDAHNLKDIDLAIVKGNFAVAENGAIWMKDESNRHRSLYFIAQNIVIVIDEDEIVNNMHEAYEKLSFEKAGFGVFISGPSKTADIEQSLVIGAHGPKSGYVIFIKS, encoded by the coding sequence ATGACTAGTAAAGAAAAAATTTTAAATTCTATTAGAGAAAATAATATTGTAAAAGATGTAAAACTTCCTTCTTATGAAAATTTTGGAATAAAATTTGATAATAAATTTGAAACATTTTCTACAATGCTCGAAAGTGTTGGTGGTAAAGCTTTAGTTATTGAAAAAGAAGATTTAGATAAAACAATAAAAGAGTTATATCCAGATGAAAAAGTTATTGCTTCAAACGTAAATTTTTGTAGTTCAGGAAATTTTGATTCAAATTCACAAGATGATGCTCATAATCTAAAAGATATTGATTTAGCTATTGTAAAAGGTAATTTTGCAGTTGCAGAAAATGGTGCAATTTGGATGAAAGATGAATCAAATAGACATAGATCTTTATATTTTATTGCACAAAATATTGTTATTGTAATAGATGAAGATGAAATAGTAAACAATATGCATGAAGCGTATGAAAAACTTAGTTTTGAAAAAGCTGGTTTTGGAGTATTTATTTCTGGACCTTCAAAAACTGCTGATATTGAACAATCGCTTGTTATTGGAGCACACGGTCCAAAATCAGGATATGTGATTTTTATCAAATCTTGA
- a CDS encoding lactate utilization protein B yields MSTNHNHSDNATKFVANDERMHWHDQALWFVREKRDRASKSIPEWENLREYANQIKTHTMANLDKYLLEFEKNATEKGITVHFACDAKEHNEIVHKILSENNVKKLVKSKSMLTEECHLNPYLESRGIEVIDTDLGERIVQLRHEPPSHIVLPAIHLKKSDVSDTFHEKLGTEKGNYDPTYLTRAARAALREDFLTADAGLTGVNFAIAQTGGVVVCTNEGNADMGASVPKLHIASMGIEKIIPRLEDLSVFTRLLARSATGQPITSYTSHFHGSVEGGKMHVIIVDNKRSQFLSSQKNKKALNCIRCGACMNTCPVYRRSGGHSYEYVIPGPIGSILGSARHPEAHNSLPFACTLCGSCTNVCPVKIDLDSQLYSLRQDLGEADLIDSKKKMAMKVTTWLMSKPILFDFLGKTARFIVPKLPNSIIYNKANAWGKQRDLPKFPKKSFKEMFKDGDLDD; encoded by the coding sequence ATGAGCACAAATCACAACCACTCAGATAATGCAACAAAATTTGTAGCAAATGATGAAAGAATGCATTGGCATGACCAAGCATTATGGTTTGTAAGAGAAAAAAGAGATAGAGCTAGTAAATCTATTCCTGAATGGGAAAATTTACGAGAGTATGCAAATCAAATCAAAACTCATACGATGGCAAATTTAGATAAATATCTATTAGAATTTGAAAAAAATGCAACAGAAAAAGGAATAACAGTTCACTTCGCTTGTGATGCAAAAGAACATAATGAAATAGTACATAAAATTTTAAGTGAAAATAACGTAAAAAAACTTGTTAAATCAAAATCAATGTTAACAGAAGAGTGTCACTTAAATCCTTATTTAGAAAGTAGGGGAATTGAAGTTATTGATACAGACTTAGGTGAAAGAATAGTTCAACTAAGACATGAACCACCTTCTCATATAGTTCTTCCTGCAATTCACCTAAAAAAATCTGATGTTTCAGATACTTTCCATGAAAAATTAGGTACTGAAAAAGGAAACTATGACCCAACTTATCTTACACGTGCTGCAAGGGCTGCACTTAGAGAAGACTTTTTAACAGCTGATGCTGGATTAACAGGAGTTAATTTTGCAATTGCACAAACAGGTGGTGTTGTAGTTTGTACAAATGAAGGAAATGCAGATATGGGAGCTAGTGTTCCTAAACTTCATATTGCTTCAATGGGAATTGAAAAAATTATTCCTAGACTTGAAGATTTAAGTGTATTTACAAGATTATTAGCACGTAGTGCAACGGGACAACCAATTACTTCATATACTTCACATTTTCATGGAAGTGTCGAAGGTGGAAAGATGCATGTTATTATCGTTGATAATAAAAGAAGTCAATTCTTGAGTTCTCAAAAAAATAAAAAAGCATTAAATTGTATTAGATGTGGTGCTTGTATGAATACTTGTCCAGTTTATAGAAGAAGTGGTGGTCACTCTTATGAGTATGTAATACCAGGACCAATTGGTTCTATTTTAGGAAGTGCTAGACATCCAGAAGCTCACAATAGTTTACCATTTGCCTGTACATTATGCGGGTCTTGTACAAATGTTTGTCCAGTTAAAATAGATTTAGATTCACAACTTTATAGTTTAAGACAAGATTTAGGAGAAGCTGATTTAATTGACAGCAAAAAGAAAATGGCTATGAAAGTAACCACTTGGCTTATGAGTAAACCTATATTATTTGATTTTCTTGGAAAAACAGCAAGATTTATTGTTCCAAAACTTCCAAATTCTATAATTTATAATAAAGCAAATGCGTGGGGAAAACAAAGAGACTTACCAAAATTCCCTAAAAAAAGTTTCAAAGAGATGTTTAAAGATGGAGATTTAGATGACTAG
- a CDS encoding (Fe-S)-binding protein, producing MKIGLFIPCFMNELYPDICKATYKLLKNQGLNIDYPLSQTCCGQPMANSGCAKDIKILAINFVETFKEYDYIVAPSGSCVTMVKEHYAEFFNDDNDYNKVKASIYEVCEFLHDIIKIENIKFDHSFPYKVGVHNSCHGHRVLKLATASELNIPYDSKLKNLLNKVNDIELVTLKREDECCGFGGTFSVAEEAISVAMGKDRIKDHLDSNAQIITGADMSCLMHMDGIINRDKNPIKVMHIVEILAGVRP from the coding sequence ATGAAAATTGGTCTTTTTATACCATGTTTTATGAATGAACTATATCCCGATATTTGTAAAGCTACATATAAACTACTAAAAAATCAAGGTTTAAACATTGATTATCCATTAAGTCAAACTTGCTGTGGACAACCTATGGCAAACTCTGGCTGTGCAAAAGATATAAAAATTCTCGCAATAAATTTTGTAGAAACATTTAAAGAGTATGACTATATTGTTGCTCCTAGTGGCTCTTGTGTTACTATGGTAAAAGAACATTATGCTGAATTTTTTAATGATGACAATGATTACAATAAAGTAAAAGCTTCTATTTATGAAGTATGTGAATTTTTACACGATATTATAAAAATTGAAAATATAAAATTTGATCACTCTTTCCCTTACAAAGTTGGAGTACACAATTCATGTCATGGGCATAGAGTTTTAAAACTTGCAACTGCTAGTGAGTTAAATATTCCATACGATTCAAAATTAAAAAATCTTTTAAATAAAGTAAATGACATTGAATTAGTAACTTTAAAAAGAGAAGATGAGTGCTGTGGATTCGGTGGAACATTTAGTGTTGCAGAAGAAGCAATTTCAGTTGCAATGGGAAAAGATAGAATAAAAGACCATTTAGATTCTAATGCACAAATAATTACAGGTGCTGATATGTCATGTCTTATGCACATGGATGGAATCATAAATAGAGATAAAAATCCAATCAAAGTTATGCATATTGTTGAAATTCTAGCAGGAGTTAGACCATGA
- a CDS encoding deoxycytidylate deaminase — protein sequence MLNDRSFINIAKEIALASKCVSKQVGAVIVKDGRILSTGYNGTPAGYINCSEHWKGEYTKDHHEWSKTYEIHAEMNAIIWAARKGISIEGGTIYVTLEPCSECSKNLIASGIKRIVYEKAYEHTNSEIISKFIKDNGVIIEQIRNIDE from the coding sequence ATGTTAAATGATAGAAGTTTTATAAATATTGCAAAAGAGATAGCACTTGCCTCAAAATGTGTATCAAAACAAGTGGGTGCGGTTATAGTAAAAGATGGAAGAATTTTATCAACAGGCTATAATGGAACACCAGCAGGATACATAAATTGTAGCGAACATTGGAAAGGTGAATATACAAAAGATCACCATGAATGGTCAAAAACTTATGAGATTCATGCTGAAATGAATGCTATTATTTGGGCAGCAAGAAAAGGTATAAGTATAGAAGGTGGAACTATTTATGTAACACTTGAACCTTGTAGTGAATGTTCAAAAAATTTAATTGCTAGTGGAATAAAAAGAATAGTGTACGAAAAAGCTTATGAACATACAAACTCTGAAATAATTTCAAAATTTATAAAAGACAATGGTGTTATTATAGAACAAATTCGAAATATTGATGAATAA
- the accB gene encoding acetyl-CoA carboxylase biotin carboxyl carrier protein, whose translation MDFKDIKELIRVFDKSELNKLRIKEADFEISMQRGFEGGVTTVTTAPAVAVSAPVAQVASSVVAPVAVTSGEGSLLSKGDTINAPMVGTFYSSPSPESPAFVKVGDTVRKGQTLCILEAMKIMNEVEAEFDCKILEILVQDSSPVEYDMPIFVVEKI comes from the coding sequence ATGGATTTTAAAGATATAAAAGAGTTAATTAGAGTTTTCGATAAAAGCGAACTTAATAAACTAAGAATTAAAGAAGCAGATTTCGAAATCTCTATGCAAAGAGGTTTTGAAGGTGGTGTTACAACTGTTACAACTGCACCTGCTGTTGCAGTTTCTGCTCCTGTTGCACAAGTTGCATCTTCTGTTGTTGCTCCTGTAGCTGTAACTTCGGGTGAAGGAAGTTTATTAAGCAAAGGTGATACAATCAATGCTCCAATGGTAGGAACATTTTATTCTTCTCCATCTCCAGAATCTCCAGCATTTGTAAAAGTTGGTGATACAGTTAGAAAAGGTCAAACACTTTGTATTTTAGAAGCAATGAAAATTATGAATGAGGTTGAAGCTGAATTTGATTGTAAAATTTTAGAAATTTTAGTTCAAGATTCTTCTCCAGTTGAATATGATATGCCGATTTTTGTTGTAGAAAAAATATAA
- a CDS encoding acetyl-CoA carboxylase biotin carboxylase subunit, whose product MAEIKKILIANRGEIVQRAVRTIREMGKKSVAIYSAGDKNASYLKHADEAICIGGAKSSESYLNIPAIITAAEITGCDAIFPGYGFLSENQDFVEICKLHNIKFIGPSVEVMEKMADKSKAKEEMIKAGVPVVPGSKGSVKTLDEGRTIAREIGYPIMAKAAAGGGGRGMRLIKTEEEFDQNFMAASSEALAAFGDGTMYLERFINNPRHIEVQVVGDSHGNAIHIGERDCSLQRRHQKVIEESPAILLNDETRAKLHEVAVKATKYLKYEGAGTFEFLADDKQNIYFMEMNTRLQVEHPVSEMVSGIDIVELMIKVAEGEKVPPQESIKFRGHAIECRITAEDPNTFLPCPGKIVQWMVPGGRNVRVDSHIYTGYIVPPYYDSMIGKLIVWGRDRNKAINIMKRALNEFEVEGIKTTIPFHKKMMENKDFISNNYDTKYLENYKGLDDL is encoded by the coding sequence ATGGCAGAAATTAAAAAAATTTTAATAGCTAACAGAGGAGAAATCGTTCAAAGAGCTGTTAGAACAATTAGAGAAATGGGAAAAAAATCAGTAGCAATTTATAGTGCTGGTGATAAAAATGCTTCATATTTAAAACATGCAGATGAAGCTATCTGTATTGGTGGTGCAAAATCTAGTGAATCTTATTTGAATATACCAGCAATTATAACAGCAGCCGAAATAACTGGTTGTGATGCAATTTTCCCTGGTTATGGATTTTTATCAGAAAATCAAGATTTTGTAGAAATTTGTAAGCTTCATAATATTAAATTTATCGGACCATCTGTTGAAGTAATGGAAAAAATGGCTGATAAATCTAAAGCTAAAGAAGAGATGATAAAAGCTGGAGTTCCTGTTGTTCCAGGAAGTAAAGGTTCTGTTAAAACTTTAGACGAAGGTAGAACAATAGCAAGAGAAATTGGATATCCAATTATGGCAAAAGCTGCTGCTGGTGGTGGTGGTAGAGGAATGAGATTAATAAAAACAGAAGAAGAATTTGACCAAAACTTTATGGCAGCTTCAAGTGAAGCGCTTGCAGCATTTGGTGATGGTACAATGTATTTAGAAAGATTTATTAATAATCCAAGACATATTGAAGTTCAAGTTGTTGGAGATTCTCATGGAAATGCTATTCATATAGGTGAAAGAGATTGTTCTTTACAAAGAAGACATCAAAAAGTTATAGAAGAATCACCTGCTATTTTATTAAATGATGAAACGAGAGCAAAACTTCATGAAGTTGCTGTTAAAGCTACAAAATATTTAAAATATGAAGGTGCTGGAACTTTTGAGTTTTTAGCAGATGATAAACAAAATATCTATTTTATGGAAATGAATACAAGACTTCAAGTTGAACATCCAGTTTCAGAAATGGTATCAGGAATAGATATTGTTGAACTTATGATTAAAGTGGCTGAAGGTGAAAAAGTACCACCACAAGAGTCAATTAAATTTAGAGGACATGCAATAGAGTGTAGAATTACAGCTGAAGATCCAAATACATTCTTACCTTGTCCTGGAAAAATAGTTCAATGGATGGTTCCTGGTGGAAGAAATGTAAGAGTTGACTCTCATATTTATACAGGATATATCGTACCTCCATATTACGACTCAATGATAGGAAAACTTATCGTTTGGGGAAGAGATAGAAATAAAGCTATCAACATTATGAAAAGAGCTTTAAATGAATTTGAAGTAGAAGGAATAAAAACTACAATTCCTTTCCATAAAAAAATGATGGAAAATAAAGATTTCATTTCAAATAACTATGATACTAAATACCTTGAAAACTACAAAGGTTTAGATGACTTATAA
- a CDS encoding DEAD/DEAH box helicase, translating to MTFNDFNFKELLQKAIDEAGFKEPSPIQEQAIPHILDGKDIVGQAHTGTGKTAAFGLPILNKIKAKTGVEAVVIVPTRELAMQVSDELYRFGKLLGINTATVYGGQAYARQIKLIESSSVIVATPGRFLDLLRGDKISIKPKFVVLDEADEMLDMGFLDDIKEIFTFLPENRQTLLFSATMPTAIKNLAKTILKEPEFVTLTKSDVTNSKITQTFYVVDEKERDDALIRLFDFKNPKKSIIFCRTKKDVDRLSTFLVSQGFMAKALHGDMEQKQREEAIKAFKSSKLEILIATDVAARGLDVNDVTHVFNYHLPFDSESYVHRIGRTGRAGKEGMAVSIVTPHEFRMLQKIEKSIGTKLESKVVPNIGLVKKKKFAELKQQVLEQEIKDYALELVEELKEEFDVSTIAFKLASILSSSTYVQGNNHIGKSESDIQKLIEYASKSGDRDGDRRRNNSRGRSRNGGGNSRFRDGDRNRENKDKNRSDRTDRNTDRRRTSSSSKPRSENSNRSRKRD from the coding sequence ATGACTTTTAACGATTTTAATTTTAAAGAATTATTGCAAAAAGCAATAGATGAAGCGGGATTTAAAGAACCAAGTCCTATTCAAGAACAAGCTATTCCTCATATTTTAGATGGAAAAGATATAGTTGGACAAGCACATACAGGAACTGGAAAAACAGCAGCGTTTGGACTTCCAATTTTAAATAAAATAAAAGCAAAAACAGGAGTTGAAGCAGTTGTTATTGTTCCAACAAGAGAATTAGCTATGCAAGTTTCTGATGAGCTTTATAGATTTGGTAAACTTTTAGGAATAAATACAGCTACGGTTTATGGTGGTCAAGCTTATGCTAGACAAATAAAACTTATTGAAAGTTCAAGTGTTATTGTAGCAACTCCTGGAAGATTTCTTGATTTATTAAGAGGTGATAAAATCTCTATAAAACCAAAATTTGTTGTTCTTGATGAAGCAGATGAAATGCTTGATATGGGATTTTTAGATGATATAAAAGAGATTTTTACTTTCTTACCAGAAAATAGACAAACTTTATTATTCTCAGCAACAATGCCAACAGCTATTAAAAACTTAGCAAAAACAATTCTAAAAGAGCCAGAATTTGTTACTTTAACAAAATCTGATGTAACTAACTCAAAAATCACTCAAACTTTTTATGTTGTTGATGAAAAAGAGAGAGATGATGCTTTAATTAGATTATTTGATTTCAAAAATCCAAAAAAATCAATAATCTTTTGTAGAACAAAAAAAGATGTTGATAGATTATCAACTTTTTTAGTTTCTCAAGGTTTTATGGCAAAAGCACTTCATGGTGATATGGAGCAAAAACAAAGAGAAGAAGCAATAAAAGCTTTTAAATCTTCAAAATTAGAGATTTTAATAGCAACGGATGTTGCTGCAAGGGGACTTGATGTAAATGATGTAACGCATGTATTTAACTATCATTTACCATTTGATTCTGAGTCATATGTTCATAGAATTGGAAGAACTGGACGAGCAGGAAAAGAAGGAATGGCTGTTTCAATAGTTACTCCTCATGAATTTAGAATGTTACAAAAAATTGAAAAATCAATAGGAACTAAATTAGAATCTAAAGTTGTACCAAATATTGGTTTAGTTAAAAAGAAAAAATTTGCAGAACTTAAACAACAAGTTTTAGAGCAAGAGATTAAAGATTACGCATTAGAATTAGTTGAAGAATTAAAAGAAGAGTTTGATGTTTCTACTATTGCATTTAAACTTGCTTCTATACTTTCATCAAGTACTTATGTTCAAGGTAATAACCATATTGGTAAATCGGAATCAGATATCCAAAAACTTATAGAATATGCTTCAAAATCTGGTGATAGAGATGGAGATAGAAGAAGAAATAATTCTAGAGGTAGAAGCCGAAATGGTGGTGGTAATTCTAGATTTAGAGATGGTGATAGAAATAGAGAAAATAAAGATAAAAACAGAAGTGATAGAACTGATAGAAATACAGATAGAAGAAGAACTTCTTCATCTTCAAAACCAAGAAGTGAAAACTCAAATAGATCAAGAAAAAGAGACTAA
- a CDS encoding inorganic phosphate transporter: MDIKTLNTLDKATQDTMPSFAKFSLSLLFILMVFLWTYTSHGTIPDNAFLIVGAVFGAYMAINIGANDVANNVGPAVGARALTLTGAVIVAAIFEAAGAIIAGGDVVNTIKSGIIDPTLITDPHAFIWAMTAGLLAGAVWLNFATSIGAPVSTTHAIVGGVMGAGIAGVGFSIVNWSSMGSIVASWVISPLFGGIIAAGFLFFIKTKIIFCEDKIAAANKFVPILIAVMTWAFSTYLILKGLRQVINIGFIPASLFSLVFAVIVYFVVKPTIFSKSKDLKNDRTSVNSLFTIPLIFGAALLSFAHGANDVSNAIGPLAAINDAVLTLGEGVLPHEKVGIPLWIMAVGASGIVIGLILYGPRLIRTVGSEITELDQVRAFSIAMATAITVIVASQLGLPVSSTHIAIGGVFGVGFLREIMDSSEKKYIQDAREKFKKHKKKLENMQIELRKLELVKDKSKSDYIKIVDLFKKIDEVEAVVDQEKKDFKEAKGVKYVKRDAVKKIIAAWVITVPASALLAAGIFYMIKGIVIV, translated from the coding sequence ATGGATATTAAAACACTCAATACGTTGGATAAAGCGACCCAGGATACGATGCCAAGTTTTGCAAAGTTTAGTTTATCTTTACTTTTTATCTTGATGGTATTTTTATGGACTTACACTTCTCATGGTACAATTCCTGATAATGCATTTTTAATTGTAGGTGCTGTTTTTGGTGCGTATATGGCTATTAATATTGGAGCAAATGATGTTGCAAACAATGTGGGACCTGCTGTTGGTGCTAGAGCTTTAACTCTTACAGGTGCTGTTATAGTTGCTGCAATTTTTGAAGCTGCAGGAGCTATAATTGCTGGAGGTGATGTTGTTAATACAATTAAAAGTGGAATAATAGATCCTACTTTAATCACTGATCCTCATGCATTTATTTGGGCCATGACAGCTGGTCTTTTGGCAGGTGCAGTTTGGCTAAATTTTGCTACTTCAATAGGAGCTCCTGTTTCTACAACTCATGCAATTGTTGGTGGGGTAATGGGTGCAGGAATTGCTGGAGTTGGTTTTTCTATCGTTAATTGGAGTAGCATGGGAAGTATTGTTGCTTCTTGGGTAATTTCACCTTTATTTGGTGGAATTATTGCTGCAGGATTTTTATTTTTTATTAAAACAAAAATTATCTTTTGTGAAGACAAAATTGCTGCTGCAAACAAATTTGTGCCAATTTTAATTGCAGTTATGACATGGGCATTTTCAACTTATTTAATATTAAAAGGTTTAAGACAAGTTATTAATATTGGTTTTATACCTGCTTCTCTTTTTAGTTTAGTTTTTGCAGTAATCGTATATTTTGTAGTAAAACCTACAATTTTTTCTAAATCAAAAGATTTAAAAAATGATAGAACAAGTGTAAATAGCTTATTTACAATACCATTAATTTTTGGTGCTGCTCTTTTATCATTTGCCCATGGTGCAAATGATGTTTCAAATGCAATTGGACCACTTGCTGCTATTAATGATGCAGTTTTAACTTTAGGGGAAGGTGTTTTACCTCATGAAAAAGTTGGTATTCCTTTATGGATTATGGCTGTTGGTGCAAGTGGAATTGTAATAGGACTTATTTTGTATGGACCAAGACTTATAAGAACAGTTGGTTCTGAAATTACTGAACTTGATCAAGTAAGAGCTTTTTCTATTGCAATGGCTACTGCAATTACAGTTATCGTTGCAAGCCAATTAGGTTTACCAGTTTCTTCTACTCACATTGCAATTGGTGGAGTTTTTGGTGTTGGATTTTTAAGAGAAATTATGGATTCAAGTGAAAAGAAATATATTCAAGATGCTAGAGAAAAATTTAAAAAACATAAGAAAAAACTTGAAAATATGCAAATTGAATTAAGAAAACTTGAGTTGGTTAAAGATAAATCAAAATCAGATTATATTAAAATTGTTGATCTATTTAAAAAAATAGATGAAGTTGAAGCTGTAGTTGATCAAGAGAAAAAAGATTTTAAAGAAGCAAAAGGTGTAAAATACGTAAAAAGAGACGCAGTTAAAAAAATAATTGCAGCTTGGGTTATCACTGTTCCTGCTTCTGCTCTTCTTGCTGCTGGTATTTTTTATATGATTAAAGGTATCGTTATTGTGTAA